The genome window GGAAGAGACAGACTATAACAGGGAAGCAGGTAGTAGAGAGAGTTAAGAATATTAAGCCCAGCAAGAccagaaaaattattcGCCGGTTCCATTTGTTAATATCTAAAAGAAAGGCAATCGTTGGCAAgttgaagataaagaaCATCGGAGATAACGATGAAGAGAGCAATGTTATAAGCATTAGAAAACAACTGAATGGCCGTGAACTAAAAATGTATAACGAAGGGTTCAGCAACGACAAGGCGGATGAGCGCGAGAAACAGTTACTAAAGGTAAAAGTCACCGATGACCGTTATGAATTGATTGCTTTACTCGGGTACATCATGAATGAAATAGTGAATAAAGGTGGGTTAAGTAACTACCAATCTGCAAGCAGAGTAGGCCAAGACAATAAACGTGGTGGGGACTCTTCGAAATTATTGGTGAAGTGGCTACTAGACGACCTGCAGTTGACCTCGATCGACCGAGTATTAGAAATCGGATGTTTGAGTTCGCAGAATCATATCAGTAAGTTTAAGATAGTGAATGGCATTGAGCGCATtgatttacaaaatatcaacaatgataagaaaatattaaaacaagaTTTCATGGAAAGACCATTACCTAAGGGTCCTGAAGAGAAGTTCGATTTAATTTCATGTTCGTTAGTATTAAATTTCGTAAATACACCACTGGATAGAGGACGAATGCTTCTCCGATTCAATGACTTCCTTTTGGATAGAGGGTACGTCTTCATCGTATTACCATTACCATGTTTAAATAACTCCAGATACATGAACAGTGACACCTTCTGCCAATTGATGAAACACTTGGGCTTTGAGAAATTACAATACACAGAGACTCATAAGATTTGTTACATGTTATTCCAACGAACTATGGGGTATTCCCCAAACTGTAACTCGGTCAGCACCTTCTCTCGTAAGACGAAACTCTCTGATAAGCCCGGCATGAacaattttacaattttacTTCCTTGAAGGGACGGCCACTCTCGAACTTGAGCAGCCTCCACCCAtcttattaatataaatatatttgtgtATATCAACGAATTTGtgtcatttttattaagcTGAGAGCTAGCCCAGGACCTAGCTCAGCACCGTTCATCACCAGTCTTTCCCTTCGTCCCTCCATCTTTTTTAGTGACAATAGTAGGTCCTTCTACGCCACACACCAGATAATTACTTTTTTTCTGAGAAAAACACATTTCGTACCGCATTAGGCCATCTGTCCTAATGCGGTACGAAACTCATAGTTGGCTGCTGTATTAACAGGGTCACATTGCACGCATCTCTAGGCGAGATCGTGAGCATGCACATGAAAAAGCCGCGCCAAACAGGATTTCCCGATGTGGACATTCTGTAAGACACATCGGGATGAGCACGGAGAAGGCCCCGTAGCCTGCCGATTGGGAATGTAAAAAAGAAACGCTGCTAAAGAGCGCCGGTAGGCCCCTTCCGAACACGCGTGCTTACAGTTGTAGCTcgttatttctttttatttgttctGCTCACTGGTCAGAAACAGGCGGAGAACCTAcgaaattaaaaaagaaaaaagaaaaatgacAACAACTGTTAGCACGCTCATAAACAAAGGTTcgaaaaataaaattaatggTTTTCGAAAATATTTCGTaagtaatttaattattgaattatttgtttcaattGAACATACGAACTTCATAAGAGAATACTAGAACAGTTACTCAAACAAGTACATTGTAATTGTTTCTGTTCTTGAAGAATGACACAGTTGTTGAGAAACGTGTGTGTGAGATCGAAAATTCAAGAGACAAACGGTTCTTtctatttcaattttttagCCTTGCTAAATAAATTAAGTGAAAAGTGAAGAGTATAATATGGTAGTAGTGTGTGTATTTTTGTAGATTTAAATACGGTATATTTAAGCATCTCTCTATATATGCGCTTGTATACGTAAGACAGATATAGtctaatataataaatcgaaactatataattattcaCGGGTCCGATGCTTATTGTCAGTTAGTTCTATTacttaatatatttgaaattggtGAATAACTGCAATAGCTTTTGAGATCTAATTATTGTTTGTTGACGGTTGGAACTGGTTTAAACAGATaccattatatataagaataGAGGCAAAAACGTGAATGATCCAAAgattataaaaaaacaacaacaaaacTAAAGGATACACAGACATTCCTCCATCATCATGGCACATACATCGAAGGAACAAAAAGTGCCAAGGGTTAACATGAGTGATAGGCTATGCTATAACGTTATCTGTGATAGAATTTATCAGTTCTTACCAGTGAAGTCGAGTTTTACATATTATACACAAGTTGAAGAATTCGAagtttttttaaaatgCAGAGATATTTTACTTACTGTCGTGGCTAAAGATAGATTAcatcatattttaattcataTTATGAACTGTAtagagaaaaaaattttaacgAATAACATGGCAATCACTGAGGTAACCTTTGAACAATTCCAAAGTATCATTGTCTTGATGAGATTGTTGAATGATCTTATTGAATACAACTGGGATATGCATGATATGAAACAGTTAAAAGCCAgtgaacaaaaaaaagtgCATCAATTGGATAATGCAATCTTTAGGAATAGAATGGTAGGGTTTGCATCTTCAAGAACTCAATCGCATTCTACAAGACCAAGTAAACTTCCAACTGATAATAATCTGATCCATagattattgaatttttgtaataatttgaaatttcataCCTCCACAATAAACACATTACTATCGTCTTCTGATGATTTATACGGTCAACATCTACATTTAAGATTCATGCTATTAGCAAATTATCAAGAGATCTTGAAGAAGAACTCCCTACTTAAAACGGATgcaattttattagatgtAACAATTGCTCATTTGCAATCCTTTTTAGCAGCGTCCAATCCAGATGAATATTCactttatttaaatgaaaagttGTTACAACCATATTTTGCACATATTCATTCACCGAATGAATACAATCATCAATCAGCAAGGAAagatgaatttgaattaataaaatatttcgaTTTATTCGCAAGTTTACAAATAACGTCAAGAGATTTAATCCATTTTTTGGAGATCGTAGAAAAACTGTCAACTGTACTAGGAAAAACAATTTTCAATACTGTATTTATATCCCATGTTACCAAAACGTTACAAATTTGGATTACATCAAAACCAAATGATTTCTTAACCTTTAATAAAATGCATCAGAATGAAAAAAGATTAGATCGATACGAAATTATAGAATCATTATTCgatcaattattttcaacatACAAAGTGTCATCATTACTTACTTCAAATTTTGCTAGAGATCCGATAATTCCAACATCATCAGCACCTATACAAATAAACAGCACAAGTGTAAATTACAACATTTCAGAACAGAACACAAGTTTGAAtccattttcaaaatcaaactCCAGATCTAGTACCGGAACTTCAACGAATAATCCACATATAAATCCACTACAACCGGTGGGACTCAGCAGAACATCTAGTATGAATATACTAAATCAAGAAAATCAAAGTTTAAAAAGCCATGCTAAAAATAATACTCTATTAAATAGTTATGAAAGGTTGTTTTTTGACCAAAATTCAAGTAACTCATCAATTCAAACAAATAACattaaagatgaaattaaagGTGACAGTAGTAATGAACTGGATAATTCACATCTTTTTTCATACATCAACAGAAGAAAATCAAATACAGTATTGACGGAACTTATTggatataataatagttaCACTTCAAGCAACCTtgcaattttaaatattttgggTATCCTTGCGATTTTACAAAATGATGTGATGATTGAAGCTTCTAACATATCCTTAACTGATATCAATGACCATCTGCCGTCTAACATAGACCAAAGTAAAGGACCTTGTTATTCTGATTCCACAAATAAGCAGACTGATAACGATTCATTACCGACTACgttgaataaaataaaatcgtTGAGTAGCAGTATAAGAAGTTTCAAAAGAAATCCtccaaagaa of Tetrapisispora phaffii CBS 4417 chromosome 13, complete genome contains these proteins:
- the BMT2 gene encoding 25S rRNA (adenine2142-N1)-methyltransferase (similar to Saccharomyces cerevisiae YBR141C; ancestral locus Anc_3.123) — its product is MLSRKRQTITGKQVVERVKNIKPSKTRKIIRRFHLLISKRKAIVGKLKIKNIGDNDEESNVISIRKQLNGRELKMYNEGFSNDKADEREKQLLKVKVTDDRYELIALLGYIMNEIVNKGGLSNYQSASRVGQDNKRGGDSSKLLVKWLLDDLQLTSIDRVLEIGCLSSQNHISKFKIVNGIERIDLQNINNDKKILKQDFMERPLPKGPEEKFDLISCSLVLNFVNTPLDRGRMLLRFNDFLLDRGYVFIVLPLPCLNNSRYMNSDTFCQLMKHLGFEKLQYTETHKICYMLFQRTMGYSPNCNSVSTFSRKTKLSDKPGMNNFTILLP